The following are encoded together in the Pedobacter steynii genome:
- a CDS encoding HlyD family secretion protein codes for MSTQKQSKTDQIISRVTTVIAVIVLVVLLFWGTRTVFTYLRYEDTNDAQIEEYINPVTARVNGYIKSVRYTDNQDVKKGDTLLVIDDSDYTVQQDEAQASLSNAKAQVSVLQSSIQTASTTAGASKAKIAAAKARLWKQQAEYDRYKKLFDAESATRQQLENIQSMLEVAQAEYHAAQEDYAAALSKTNDIKAQSEVLISEIQRRAAVVKKNDLNTSYTVIVAPYNGKMGRRTIQPGQLVQSGQTIAFIVDRDAGKWVIANFKETQIGKMYVGEPVNIEVDAFPGKEFSGKIESLSAATGSRFSLLPPDNATGNFVKIAQRIPVRIRLEGAMASLSDLNAGMSATVHVRKSDTHD; via the coding sequence ATGAGCACTCAAAAACAAAGTAAAACAGATCAGATCATCTCACGTGTCACGACCGTCATTGCGGTCATCGTGTTGGTCGTATTGTTATTCTGGGGAACCAGAACGGTATTCACTTATTTGCGTTATGAAGATACCAATGATGCCCAGATTGAAGAATACATCAACCCGGTTACTGCCAGGGTTAATGGCTATATCAAATCTGTACGTTATACAGATAACCAGGATGTTAAAAAAGGAGATACCTTATTGGTTATTGACGATAGTGATTATACTGTTCAGCAGGATGAAGCTCAGGCCTCACTTTCGAATGCCAAAGCGCAGGTGTCCGTGTTGCAGAGCAGCATTCAGACCGCGAGTACTACGGCGGGGGCAAGTAAAGCTAAAATTGCTGCAGCTAAAGCCAGGTTATGGAAGCAGCAGGCAGAATACGACCGCTATAAAAAATTATTCGATGCGGAGTCTGCGACCCGTCAGCAGCTGGAGAATATACAAAGTATGCTCGAAGTTGCACAAGCAGAATATCATGCAGCCCAGGAGGATTATGCTGCAGCGCTTTCTAAAACAAACGACATTAAGGCACAATCTGAAGTGCTGATTTCTGAAATACAAAGAAGGGCAGCAGTTGTAAAAAAGAACGACCTGAACACTTCTTATACCGTAATCGTGGCGCCTTATAATGGCAAGATGGGAAGAAGAACCATTCAGCCAGGTCAATTGGTACAAAGCGGGCAAACGATAGCCTTTATTGTAGACCGGGATGCGGGAAAATGGGTGATTGCTAATTTTAAGGAAACACAGATCGGAAAAATGTATGTAGGAGAGCCGGTTAATATCGAAGTAGATGCTTTTCCAGGTAAAGAGTTTTCCGGGAAAATTGAATCTTTATCGGCGGCTACAGGATCCAGGTTTTCGCTTTTACCTCCGGATAATGCAACCGGAAATTTTGTGAAAATTGCCCAGAGAATCCCGGTTAGGATTCGTCTGGAAGGGGCAATGGCTTCCCTGTCTGATCTGAATGCAGGAATGAGTGCTACAGTTCATGTCAGAAAGAGCGATACGCATGACTAA
- a CDS encoding MFS transporter, which translates to MTKSIFKSWAPEWLIRLSIMLLLLSSVLLFALSTADGSAAAGYYGMEPADVQFSLLLFYAAVASFAGVERRFFERIVTKEYLLICIVLEIVIAYCCYHTREIWLVFTFRFLQGLVNCGITSICLNLLFGRLKSEHSREVGYTIFYAMILCVSPVTALFAAPLVENFEYNVLYKAIIFCFLPSAALLFMILNRVHVFRKKPLYQLDWGSFLLFVVMLILIAYVLIYGQQKDWLDDSGIVYSIIAILLLFLTSVLRQLSLKRPTVDLSVFKYRNFSIGIVFLVILYLIRGAFGLTSTYFISVLGMDSLHANELMIYNILGIITGSFIAIRFLIRQKMLRALWIAGFTLLMVFFGMMCFLFATEADAETFIMPLFLQGLGAGMVMSPIVMFIVSSVPVQMGQSAASVGVFVRFSTFSLSLSLINYFQLYFKGGHSNNMGKGLSLLDSGLAERLGIYQATLSGHGMLKDQAAKVATGLLNKAVQKQAFLQFCIDYYEMIAILCLVTIVLIGLQPVISRTMINVKGKHPAPAGF; encoded by the coding sequence ATGACTAAGTCCATTTTTAAATCATGGGCACCGGAATGGCTCATCCGCTTGAGCATTATGCTCCTGCTGCTGTCCTCAGTACTACTTTTTGCCCTTTCTACAGCAGATGGGAGTGCTGCTGCAGGATACTATGGAATGGAGCCTGCAGACGTACAGTTTTCTTTGCTCCTGTTTTATGCTGCTGTTGCCAGTTTCGCAGGTGTAGAACGCCGGTTCTTTGAGCGGATTGTGACCAAAGAGTACCTACTGATCTGCATTGTACTGGAAATTGTAATTGCCTATTGCTGTTACCATACCAGGGAGATCTGGCTGGTATTTACTTTCAGGTTTTTGCAGGGACTGGTAAACTGTGGAATTACCAGTATCTGTTTGAACCTTTTATTCGGGCGTCTAAAATCTGAACATTCCAGGGAAGTGGGGTACACGATATTTTATGCGATGATCTTATGTGTATCACCTGTAACAGCATTGTTCGCTGCACCTTTAGTAGAGAATTTTGAATATAATGTTTTGTATAAGGCGATCATCTTTTGCTTTTTGCCCAGTGCCGCTTTGTTGTTCATGATTTTAAACCGGGTGCATGTTTTTCGAAAAAAGCCACTTTATCAATTGGACTGGGGCAGTTTTTTGCTGTTCGTGGTGATGCTGATCTTAATTGCTTACGTTTTAATTTACGGGCAACAAAAGGACTGGCTGGATGACTCCGGAATTGTTTACAGCATCATTGCCATTTTGCTGTTGTTTCTGACCTCTGTTTTAAGGCAGCTGTCGTTAAAACGCCCAACAGTAGACCTCTCCGTTTTTAAGTATCGGAATTTTAGCATTGGAATAGTTTTTCTGGTTATCCTTTACCTGATTCGGGGGGCATTTGGATTAACCTCTACTTATTTTATCTCGGTTTTAGGGATGGATTCGTTACATGCCAATGAATTGATGATTTATAATATTCTGGGGATCATTACCGGGTCTTTTATTGCCATCCGGTTTTTGATCCGGCAAAAGATGCTGCGGGCTTTATGGATTGCCGGATTCACTTTGCTAATGGTATTTTTTGGAATGATGTGTTTTCTTTTCGCTACTGAAGCAGATGCAGAAACTTTTATTATGCCTTTGTTTCTTCAGGGTTTGGGAGCCGGGATGGTGATGTCGCCTATTGTCATGTTTATCGTTTCTTCTGTTCCTGTACAAATGGGACAATCTGCTGCCTCGGTAGGAGTTTTTGTACGTTTTTCAACCTTTAGTCTGAGTTTGTCACTGATCAATTATTTCCAGTTGTACTTTAAAGGCGGACATAGCAATAACATGGGGAAAGGTTTGTCCTTGTTGGATTCAGGTTTGGCGGAACGGCTGGGCATTTACCAGGCTACTTTGTCGGGACATGGGATGTTAAAAGATCAGGCTGCTAAAGTGGCCACAGGTTTGTTGAATAAGGCGGTACAAAAGCAGGCTTTTCTTCAGTTCTGCATTGATTATTATGAGATGATTGCCATTCTTTGTCTGGTTACCATCGTATTAATTGGGTTACAGCCGGTTATTAGCAGGACGATGATTAATGTAAAAGGAAAACATCCTGCGCCAGCTGGATTTTAA